The Pedosphaera parvula Ellin514 genome has a segment encoding these proteins:
- a CDS encoding DUF1425 domain-containing protein has protein sequence MKRTFLAIGMLATAAALLTGCETTPRDTGAYVPVNTTVNDLENHTTIVLMDPRVQISVTCSGIQQRTLPDGRLEVTANLRNRENRRIQVQASCVFKDEQGFPTEGESVWHNVILTENGQDAVTFTAMNTKAKKYTIRIREAH, from the coding sequence ATGAAGAGAACTTTTTTGGCTATCGGCATGCTCGCCACCGCGGCGGCACTCCTGACTGGCTGCGAAACCACACCGCGCGATACTGGCGCTTATGTTCCCGTGAACACGACCGTGAATGACCTGGAAAATCACACCACAATTGTGTTGATGGACCCGCGCGTGCAGATATCGGTGACGTGCAGCGGCATTCAGCAACGGACGTTGCCGGATGGACGCCTCGAGGTCACTGCGAATCTGCGCAACCGCGAGAATCGGCGCATTCAAGTGCAAGCCAGTTGCGTGTTTAAGGATGAACAAGGATTTCCCACCGAAGGCGAGAGCGTTTGGCACAATGTCATTCTGACCGAGAACGGACAAGATGCGGTGACGTTCACTGCCATGAATACGAAGGCGAAGAAGTATACCATTCGCATTCGTGAAGCTCATTAA
- a CDS encoding c-type cytochrome domain-containing protein, whose translation MKLTKHVLTAGMAIVSLSALAAEPDLSKLPPASSQKDVTYAKDIQSIFKGSCLGCHGEERHKADLRLDSLEGVLKGSKDGQVVVPGKSEKSDLVIAIARLDPDTAMPPMRKPGGRGPGGPPPGSEKRAEHGSTNGPAGGPPQGGPGGGNRPMPKPLTAEQVGLVRAWIDQGAK comes from the coding sequence ATGAAACTAACCAAGCACGTGCTTACAGCGGGTATGGCGATTGTCAGTCTATCGGCCCTGGCTGCGGAACCGGATTTGAGCAAGTTGCCACCAGCATCGAGTCAAAAGGATGTGACCTATGCCAAAGATATTCAGTCAATTTTTAAAGGCTCCTGCCTGGGTTGCCATGGTGAGGAGCGGCATAAGGCCGATCTGCGTTTGGACAGCCTGGAAGGAGTTTTGAAAGGCAGCAAGGACGGTCAGGTGGTTGTGCCGGGCAAGAGCGAAAAAAGCGATTTGGTAATTGCCATCGCGCGACTGGATCCAGATACAGCGATGCCTCCGATGCGGAAGCCGGGTGGTCGTGGTCCCGGTGGACCTCCTCCGGGATCTGAGAAACGTGCTGAGCACGGCTCAACGAACGGACCTGCAGGCGGACCTCCTCAAGGCGGCCCCGGTGGTGGAAATCGCCCCATGCCAAAGCCATTAACGGCTGAGCAAGTCGGGCTGGTTCGTGCCTGGATTGATCAGGGCGCGAAGTAA
- a CDS encoding aldo/keto reductase, with protein MKEFDHKKVADLDLRAKFEIHEGVTRREFLKVAVVTSIAVGALGSRVWAIDPGERKGDMIYRTLGKTGERVSAIGLGGYHLGSAKDEKESVRILRSAVDHGITFMDNCWDYHDGKSEEWMGMGLRDGYRQKVFLMTKIDGRSKAGAARQIDESLKRLQTDHLDLLQFHEIIRMEDPEKVFQEGGAMEAVQDAKKAGKLRYIGFTGHKDPLIHLHMLETAKKHDFHFDAVQMPINVMDAQNAHSFENQVLPVLVKEQIGVLGMKSMGGGVILKSHTATPIECLHFALSRPTSVVITGMDKMEILNQALEAVRTFKPLTEEQVATLFSKTAEAAREGKYELFKTSTTFDGTAHHPEWLT; from the coding sequence ATGAAGGAATTTGATCACAAAAAAGTTGCTGACCTGGACTTGCGGGCGAAATTCGAAATTCATGAAGGGGTGACCCGTCGGGAATTTCTCAAAGTGGCCGTCGTAACCAGTATTGCGGTTGGCGCCCTTGGGTCGCGCGTGTGGGCCATTGATCCCGGCGAACGAAAGGGCGATATGATTTATCGCACATTGGGAAAAACCGGCGAGAGAGTTTCCGCCATTGGTCTCGGAGGATATCATCTGGGCAGCGCGAAGGATGAAAAGGAATCGGTGCGCATCCTGCGCAGTGCCGTCGACCATGGAATTACTTTCATGGATAACTGTTGGGATTATCACGACGGGAAGAGCGAAGAGTGGATGGGGATGGGATTGAGGGATGGTTATCGGCAGAAGGTTTTCCTGATGACGAAGATTGACGGGCGGAGCAAGGCAGGGGCAGCAAGGCAAATTGACGAAAGCCTAAAGCGCTTGCAGACGGATCATCTGGATCTATTGCAATTTCATGAAATCATCCGCATGGAAGACCCGGAGAAAGTCTTCCAGGAGGGCGGCGCCATGGAAGCCGTGCAGGACGCGAAAAAGGCCGGCAAGCTGCGCTACATTGGATTCACTGGTCACAAGGATCCGCTGATCCATTTGCATATGCTCGAGACCGCGAAGAAACACGATTTTCACTTTGATGCGGTGCAGATGCCAATCAATGTGATGGATGCCCAGAACGCTCACAGTTTTGAAAACCAGGTTTTGCCAGTGCTCGTGAAAGAGCAAATTGGAGTGCTTGGAATGAAATCGATGGGTGGGGGAGTGATCCTGAAGAGCCACACGGCGACACCGATCGAATGCCTGCACTTTGCTCTCAGCCGACCCACTTCCGTGGTGATTACGGGGATGGATAAGATGGAGATTTTGAATCAGGCACTGGAGGCGGTAAGGACTTTTAAACCACTCACTGAGGAGCAGGTTGCAACGTTGTTTAGCAAAACTGCCGAGGCGGCCAGGGAGGGCAAATACGAATTATTCAAAACCTCCACAACTTTCGATGGCACGGCTCACCATCCCGAGTGGCTCACCTGA
- the mbfA gene encoding iron exporter MbfA, whose translation MRSFESLSEREVLALAISLEEEDARIYADFADGLKENYPEQAQKFDTMRREEDGHRHRLLDLYKSRFGDHVPHFRREDVKGFVNRRPVWLVRPLGLKAVQKTAESMEVETRRFYEAACRRTNDAGIRQLLGDLAEEERNHAHTAEEIGATKLSEDESARSKRLFILQVIQPGLAGLMDGSVSTLAPLFAAAFATHNSWSTFQVGLAASVGAGISMGFAEALSDDGSLTGRGHPWARGFVCGLMTTLGGIGHTLPYLIRNVHTATGVAIAVVIVELNIIAWIRHKYMDTSWTSAIIQVVLGGLLVFLVGILIGSS comes from the coding sequence ATGCGCTCATTTGAAAGCCTGTCTGAACGAGAAGTGTTGGCACTCGCCATTTCCTTGGAAGAGGAGGATGCCCGCATTTACGCTGACTTCGCCGATGGCTTGAAGGAGAACTATCCGGAACAGGCCCAAAAGTTCGATACCATGCGCCGCGAAGAAGACGGTCATCGTCATCGCCTCCTGGACCTCTATAAGAGCCGATTCGGAGATCACGTCCCACACTTCCGACGCGAGGACGTCAAAGGCTTTGTCAACCGCCGCCCGGTCTGGCTGGTTCGTCCGCTGGGCCTCAAAGCCGTTCAAAAAACTGCCGAATCAATGGAAGTCGAAACCCGCCGCTTTTATGAAGCTGCCTGCCGCCGCACCAATGATGCCGGCATCCGCCAACTCTTGGGCGACCTTGCCGAAGAGGAACGCAACCACGCTCACACGGCTGAGGAAATAGGCGCCACGAAGCTTAGCGAAGATGAGTCCGCCCGCAGCAAACGGCTCTTCATTCTGCAGGTGATTCAACCCGGCCTTGCCGGTTTGATGGATGGCTCCGTCTCCACATTGGCCCCGCTCTTTGCCGCCGCCTTCGCCACGCACAATAGTTGGTCCACTTTTCAGGTCGGTCTTGCGGCAAGCGTCGGAGCGGGTATCAGCATGGGCTTCGCTGAAGCACTTTCCGACGACGGATCATTGACCGGCCGCGGACATCCCTGGGCACGTGGTTTTGTCTGCGGGCTTATGACGACACTGGGTGGCATCGGCCATACTCTACCCTATCTGATTCGAAACGTACACACCGCCACCGGTGTGGCAATCGCTGTAGTGATTGTAGAGCTGAACATCATCGCCTGGATTCGTCATAAGTACATGGACACCTCATGGACCTCTGCCATCATACAGGTAGTTTTGGGAGGTTTGCTTGTCTTTCTGGTTGGAATCCTCATCGGCAGCTCATAA
- a CDS encoding YMGG-like glycine zipper-containing protein, with protein GLVVSAQAQLFNPESTGGALMGAGLGAAIGSAVGHGHAGEGAAIGAASGFLAGNLAHAAQHDGYYNGGYYGVSYHAGYGYHGPYYGYHGYRPYWGGYYGGWRGGWGVSLYGGPDYYSYFPAPTYYSAPSYYEAAPVTHQQPVPVQQQQPASPPTTIINNYYYTTTPMSSANGLFGR; from the coding sequence TGGGTTTGGTGGTGTCAGCCCAGGCGCAATTGTTTAATCCTGAGTCAACGGGAGGCGCGTTGATGGGGGCTGGCTTGGGAGCGGCGATCGGCTCGGCGGTGGGGCATGGTCATGCGGGAGAGGGCGCGGCGATTGGAGCTGCGAGTGGATTTTTGGCAGGGAACCTGGCGCATGCGGCGCAGCACGATGGTTATTATAACGGCGGATATTATGGTGTGAGCTATCACGCTGGTTATGGGTATCACGGGCCTTATTACGGCTACCACGGTTACCGACCTTATTGGGGTGGTTATTATGGTGGATGGCGTGGCGGCTGGGGAGTTTCGCTTTATGGCGGTCCTGATTATTACTCCTATTTCCCGGCGCCGACTTATTACAGCGCCCCTTCCTATTACGAGGCAGCTCCTGTAACACACCAACAACCTGTGCCAGTGCAACAGCAGCAGCCCGCATCACCGCCAACAACAATCATCAACAATTATTATTACACCACGACGCCGATGAGCAGCGCGAATGGTTTGTTCGGACGTTGA
- a CDS encoding penicillin-binding protein activator LpoB, translated as MNLSFIKQHSKSALVILAASMMAGCASSGVRNPSGVAVTEMRPDERGFVAGTGMESQDLVAVTDKMSRSILGIPQIAQAQGVPCVVLDPVKNETRFPINKDIFLTRIRTQLNSKSAGKVSFLARDRMDALQKERNMKLAGQVTANADPRVVEFKGADYFLTGSLQGMTTRTSAGTSDYILYAFQLIDARTSAIVWEDSAEIKKQGLEDAAYR; from the coding sequence ATGAACCTAAGTTTTATTAAACAGCATTCTAAATCAGCTTTGGTAATCCTGGCCGCCAGCATGATGGCCGGCTGCGCCTCCTCGGGCGTGCGTAATCCTTCCGGCGTAGCGGTGACGGAGATGCGTCCGGATGAGCGTGGTTTCGTGGCGGGGACGGGCATGGAATCGCAAGACCTGGTGGCGGTAACCGACAAGATGTCGCGGAGTATTTTGGGGATTCCGCAGATTGCGCAGGCGCAAGGAGTGCCGTGCGTGGTGCTGGATCCAGTGAAAAATGAAACGCGGTTCCCGATCAACAAGGACATTTTTCTGACGCGGATTCGGACGCAGCTGAACAGCAAGTCGGCGGGCAAGGTATCATTCCTGGCGCGCGATCGCATGGATGCGTTGCAGAAGGAACGGAACATGAAGCTGGCTGGCCAGGTGACGGCAAACGCTGATCCGCGCGTGGTGGAATTCAAGGGAGCGGACTATTTCCTGACGGGTTCATTGCAGGGCATGACGACGCGAACCAGCGCGGGAACCAGCGATTATATTTTGTATGCGTTCCAGCTCATTGATGCCCGGACGAGCGCGATCGTGTGGGAAGATTCCGCCGAGATCAAGAAGCAGGGGTTGGAAGACGCGGCGTATCGTTAA